A genomic stretch from Arachis stenosperma cultivar V10309 chromosome 3, arast.V10309.gnm1.PFL2, whole genome shotgun sequence includes:
- the LOC130965990 gene encoding uncharacterized protein LOC130965990: protein MMESERLKFFRCKQSQLRVDKYKCLHESLINGDVDTARLGKRIILPSTFTGRPRYAGYPSYFITMTCNPEWDEIKREVTHIGLKAEDCPDILCRVFKIKLNGLIDDLKEGKIFGKILGYVCTAEFQKRGLPHAYILLFMSNEFKPQTPDNINKHITAEIPDENERSNLHGAVQNYMVHGPCGPYNKTSSCMKNRSYSKFYPKEFRQQTLIDEAGFSKYRRTDNGRTVKKRECVLDNKFIIPYNPELLLKFGCHINVEYTCQTSSIKYLFKYVYKGHDRVIATLYNAGDPSEATQVVDENRNYYDCMYISACEAVWRLFGYEIQEKEPFVIRLPFHLEDEQPVVYGKTSNVNDIVEKAISHKSIFLGWMAANMSYPYARSLTYAEFSTKFVWKDDSSKWFPRKKRFAIGRLTHVPIELTMSDDEIKQLCLMDIDKNLHSYGKTLKDYPPMPLTTEVDSSLLTEGKAKL from the exons ATGATGGAATCAGAGAGGTTAAAATTCTTTAGGTGTAAACAATCACAGTTGAGGGTTGATAAATACAAATGTCTGCATGAAAGTCTTATAAACGGGGATGTAGATACTGCAAGGCTTGGCAAAAGAATCATTCTTCCCAGTACTTTTACTGGTAGACCTAG ATATGCAGGATATCCTAGCTATTTTATCACTATGACCTGTAACCCTGAATGGGATGAGATAAAAAGAGAAGTGACTCATATTGGATTGAAGGCAGAAGACTGTCCTGATATATTGTGTCGAGTTTTCAAGATCAAGCTTAATGGTTTGATTGATGACCTAAAAGAGGGAAAAATCTTTGGCAAAATTTTGGGAT aCGTTTGCACCGCAGAGTTTCAAAAGAGAGGGCTTCCGCATGCATATATCCTTTTATTCATGAGTAACGAGTTCAAGCCACAAACACCAGATaacataaacaaacatataACAGCTGAGATTCCTGATGAAAATGAAAGGTCAAATCTACATGGAGCTGTTCAAAATTACATGGTACATGGTCCATGTGGTCCGTACAACAAGACTTCATCTTGCATGAAGAATAGATCCTATTCAAAGTTCTATCCTAAAGAGTTTAGACAGCAAACACTCATTGATGAGGCCGGATTTTCCAAATATAGGCGTACTGATAATGGTCGAACAGTGAAGAAAAGGGAATGTGTACTAGACAATAAGTTCATTATTCCGTATAATCCAGAATTGTTGCTCAAGTTCGGGTGCCACATAAATGTGGAATACACATGCCAAACAAGTTCTATTAAGTATCTGTTTAAGTATGTATACAAGGGTCATGACCGCGTAATAGCTACTCTATACAATGCTGGTGATCCGTCAGAAGCCACACAAGTTGTTGACGAAAATAGAAATTACTACGATTGTATGTACATTTCGGCATGTGAGGCAGTCTGGCGTCTATTTGGATACGAAATCCAAGAGAAAGAACCATTTGTGATTAGACTTCCATTCCATTTGGAGGATGAGCAACCTGTGGTTTATGGTAAAACTTCTAATGTGAATGATATCGTCGAAAAAGCAATATCTCATAAGTCCATATTTTTGGGATGGATGGCGGCGAACATGTCATATCCCTATGCTCGAAGTCTGACTTATGCTGAGTTTTCAACCAAGTTTGTTTGGAAGGACGATTCTTCAAAGTGGTTTCCTCGAAAGAAAAGGTTCGCAATTGGAAGGTTGACTCATGTACCTATAG AGTTAACAATGTCAGATGATGAGATTAAGCAGTTGTGCTTGATGGATATAGACAAGAACTTACATTCCTATGGTAAAACCTTGAAAGACTATCCTCCTATGCCTTTAACAACTGAAGTTGATAGTTCTTTGTTAACCGAGGGAAAAGCTAAACTTTAA